In one Agathobacter rectalis ATCC 33656 genomic region, the following are encoded:
- a CDS encoding TOTE conflict system archaeo-eukaryotic primase domain-containing protein: MRDPIENVTRLQKQLNNLQLENQVLKNILDKAGVSYQNELASIRETEKKEDFDPEQGKRIVYPKEITDRMAKLFFSFFWGRTDVYAKRNVNKNGEAAYYPQCDNFWSDNCHRKLNTHIDCKDCKYCSYTRLDLSTILTHLRGNSYVAKDVIGVYPLFSDGTCRFLVFDFDNHEKNAEKRDFANTDDTWIEEVEAMRDICTLNGIEPLVERSRSGKGAHIWIFFDKPISAAVVRKFGLALLDKGAEQVNLKSFNYYDRMLPAQDSLENVAIGNLIALPLQGRALKDGNSAFVDGNWNAYPDQWNALLSKPKLSEEFLENKIREWTFTADDLEASSDEENREKPWDRMKNFAKSDVDGKMDITLSNGIYVDSTNLKPAMQNKIRRMAAFSNPVFYKNRAIGTSNYDTSRWIYLGKDHLGGYIQIPRGLQDELIANIDKAGIEYTIDDERQQGRNINVEFNGELRPEQNKALKELTKHDNGILHAATAFGKTVVCSAVIAEKKVNTLILLESSALIEQWKDALNKFLIIDEELPQYKTKTGRLRTRKSLIGTLQGVHDSMTGIVDIAMVGSLCKKGEFHNLLNDYGLVIIDECHHSASETIANVLKEVKARYVYGVTATPKRGDGLEKINYMLIGPIRYSYTAKEKAMEQGIQHLVYPRFTRTVPPRGVLIGKMHPNEAYEIIHNNDIRDEQIVEDVKNCVSAGRTPVVLSRYKDHSEKLYERLKDYADHVFLMTGNNSKKEHKKILEQMHQVYKAESLILIATGSLVGEGFDFPRLDTLFMATPVSFRGVVEQYAGRLNRDYAGKENVIIYDYVDNHITMFNNMYMKRLKAYKQIGYEIAGGLHNDKQTANAIYDGDNYAENYHKDLLDANKNIIISSPAISGTKVYELINLLKEKQLSGVQITIVTWAPDSYGFGDASYWMQLHEEMRKAGFYIKTVEESCERFAVIDQEVVWYGNINLLAKDKVDDSIMRVLSKEIASELMEITFGDNG, encoded by the coding sequence ATGCGTGATCCAATAGAGAATGTGACTAGATTGCAGAAGCAGTTGAACAATCTGCAATTGGAGAATCAGGTATTAAAGAATATATTGGATAAAGCAGGAGTGTCATATCAAAATGAACTGGCAAGTATAAGGGAAACGGAAAAGAAAGAGGATTTTGATCCAGAACAAGGTAAAAGGATTGTGTACCCCAAAGAGATTACAGACAGGATGGCAAAGCTCTTTTTCTCATTCTTTTGGGGAAGAACAGATGTATATGCGAAAAGAAATGTAAATAAAAACGGAGAGGCGGCATATTATCCGCAGTGTGATAATTTCTGGTCAGATAATTGCCATAGGAAATTAAATACACATATAGACTGTAAGGATTGCAAATATTGTTCGTATACAAGATTAGATTTATCAACTATATTGACGCATTTGAGGGGAAACTCTTATGTTGCAAAAGATGTAATTGGTGTATATCCATTATTTAGTGATGGAACATGTAGGTTTCTGGTGTTTGACTTTGATAATCATGAGAAGAATGCAGAAAAAAGGGACTTTGCAAATACAGATGATACATGGATTGAAGAAGTCGAAGCTATGAGAGATATCTGCACATTAAATGGGATAGAACCTTTGGTAGAACGTTCTCGTTCAGGAAAAGGTGCACATATATGGATATTCTTTGACAAGCCAATATCGGCGGCAGTGGTTCGTAAATTTGGCTTAGCACTTTTAGATAAAGGTGCAGAGCAGGTGAATTTAAAGTCATTCAATTATTATGACAGAATGTTACCAGCACAGGATTCCTTAGAAAATGTGGCAATAGGAAATCTGATTGCATTGCCATTACAGGGAAGGGCGTTGAAAGATGGCAATAGTGCATTTGTGGATGGTAACTGGAATGCTTATCCTGACCAATGGAATGCTTTATTAAGTAAACCTAAGCTTTCAGAGGAATTTCTGGAGAATAAGATAAGGGAATGGACATTTACAGCAGATGACCTTGAAGCATCCAGTGATGAAGAAAATAGGGAAAAGCCATGGGATAGAATGAAAAATTTTGCAAAATCAGATGTTGATGGGAAAATGGACATCACATTATCAAATGGTATATATGTCGACAGCACGAATCTTAAGCCTGCGATGCAAAATAAGATTCGCAGAATGGCAGCCTTTAGTAACCCAGTATTTTATAAAAATCGTGCGATTGGAACATCTAATTATGATACTTCGAGGTGGATTTATCTTGGAAAAGACCATCTTGGTGGATACATACAGATTCCAAGAGGATTACAGGATGAATTAATAGCAAATATTGATAAGGCAGGAATTGAATATACTATTGATGATGAGAGGCAGCAGGGAAGAAATATTAATGTAGAATTCAATGGAGAACTACGACCTGAACAGAACAAGGCGTTAAAGGAACTGACTAAGCATGATAATGGAATACTTCATGCTGCAACAGCATTTGGGAAAACAGTTGTATGCAGTGCAGTAATTGCAGAAAAGAAAGTGAATACTCTGATCCTGCTTGAATCATCTGCACTTATAGAACAGTGGAAAGATGCTCTAAACAAATTTTTAATTATAGATGAAGAACTACCCCAGTACAAAACGAAAACTGGAAGATTAAGAACTAGAAAAAGTCTGATTGGAACATTGCAGGGAGTACATGATTCGATGACAGGGATTGTTGATATTGCAATGGTCGGCTCACTTTGCAAAAAGGGAGAGTTTCATAATTTGCTGAATGATTATGGACTTGTGATAATTGATGAGTGTCATCATTCTGCCTCTGAAACAATAGCAAATGTGCTAAAAGAAGTAAAAGCAAGGTATGTATATGGTGTGACAGCAACTCCGAAAAGAGGAGATGGACTGGAAAAAATCAATTATATGCTGATAGGACCTATAAGATATAGTTACACAGCAAAGGAAAAGGCTATGGAGCAGGGGATACAACATCTTGTATATCCGCGTTTTACCAGAACTGTTCCACCAAGAGGTGTACTTATCGGTAAGATGCATCCAAATGAAGCTTATGAGATTATTCATAATAATGATATCAGAGACGAACAGATTGTTGAAGATGTGAAGAATTGCGTATCAGCAGGTCGCACCCCAGTTGTTTTATCACGATACAAGGATCATTCAGAGAAACTGTACGAGCGATTGAAAGATTATGCAGACCATGTATTTTTAATGACAGGCAACAACTCAAAGAAAGAACATAAGAAGATTTTGGAACAGATGCATCAGGTTTATAAGGCGGAGTCTCTGATATTAATAGCTACAGGTTCACTTGTAGGAGAGGGGTTTGATTTTCCAAGACTGGATACACTTTTTATGGCAACACCTGTATCATTTCGAGGAGTTGTTGAACAGTATGCTGGTCGATTGAATCGTGATTATGCTGGTAAAGAAAATGTAATAATATATGATTATGTAGACAACCATATTACAATGTTTAATAACATGTATATGAAGAGACTTAAAGCATATAAACAGATTGGATATGAGATTGCAGGTGGTTTGCATAATGATAAACAGACAGCTAATGCAATATATGACGGTGATAATTATGCTGAAAATTATCATAAAGATTTACTGGATGCAAATAAAAATATAATTATTTCAAGCCCTGCAATTAGTGGGACAAAAGTTTATGAACTTATTAACCTGCTAAAAGAAAAGCAGTTATCAGGTGTTCAGATTACGATAGTAACATGGGCACCGGATTCCTATGGATTTGGAGATGCATCATACTGGATGCAGCTACATGAAGAAATGCGCAAAGCTGGTTTCTACATTAAAACAGTAGAAGAGTCATGTGAACGATTTGCTGTTATAGATCAGGAAGTTGTCTGGTATGGAAATATTAATCTTTTGGCGAAGGATAAGGTTGATGACAGTATTATGAGGGTTTTGAGTAAAGAGATAGCTAGTGAATTGATGGAAATTACATTTGGAGATAATGGTTGA
- a CDS encoding virulence RhuM family protein, translating into MSKGLQIRNSTVDFLVFTRDAGEDGIEVRVQNGDVWLTQKAISRLFDVDRSVITKHLSNIFKEGELDENSVCAKFAQTADDGKTYNYKFYSLAAIIAVGYRINSERAMQFRTWATKVLDTFTKQGYVLDKSRLINGQIFDEDYFEHLIAEIQEIRASERRFYQKITDIYATAVDYDKNSQVTREFYATVQNKMHYAVHGNTAAEVIVARADHNKEHMGLKSWKNAPDGKIVKTDVSIAKNYLEKEELAELNEIVTMYLDYATRQARRHIPMTMEDWKTKLDAFLRFNDADVLQDKGKVTAAIAKEFAESEFEKYRIIQDSLYESDFDKLMNDMEKNDS; encoded by the coding sequence ATGAGCAAAGGATTACAGATAAGAAATAGCACTGTTGATTTCTTGGTTTTCACACGAGATGCAGGAGAAGACGGAATAGAAGTCAGGGTTCAGAATGGCGATGTATGGCTTACGCAGAAGGCAATTTCACGGCTTTTTGATGTAGATAGAAGTGTGATTACAAAACATCTGAGCAATATTTTTAAAGAGGGAGAATTAGATGAAAATTCAGTTTGTGCAAAATTTGCACAAACTGCGGATGATGGGAAAACATACAATTATAAGTTTTATTCATTAGCTGCAATTATTGCTGTGGGCTATCGCATTAATTCAGAGCGGGCAATGCAGTTTAGAACATGGGCAACAAAGGTATTGGATACATTTACAAAGCAGGGTTATGTTCTTGATAAAAGCAGATTGATTAATGGACAGATTTTCGACGAAGATTATTTTGAGCATCTTATTGCTGAGATTCAGGAAATCAGAGCAAGTGAGAGAAGATTTTACCAGAAAATTACAGACATATATGCAACAGCAGTTGATTATGATAAGAATTCACAGGTGACAAGAGAATTTTATGCAACAGTTCAGAATAAGATGCATTATGCAGTTCATGGTAATACAGCGGCAGAAGTGATAGTGGCAAGAGCTGATCATAATAAGGAACATATGGGACTTAAATCATGGAAAAATGCGCCTGATGGTAAAATAGTAAAAACAGATGTGTCAATTGCAAAAAACTACTTGGAAAAAGAAGAACTTGCAGAATTAAATGAGATTGTGACAATGTATCTTGATTATGCAACAAGACAGGCACGAAGACATATTCCTATGACTATGGAAGATTGGAAAACAAAGCTTGACGCATTTCTTAGATTTAATGATGCTGATGTACTTCAGGATAAAGGAAAAGTAACAGCAGCTATTGCAAAGGAATTTGCAGAAAGTGAGTTTGAGAAATACAGAATTATACAGGATTCACTATATGAAAGTGACTTTGATAAATTGATGAATGATATGGAAAAGAATGATAGCTGA
- a CDS encoding helix-turn-helix domain-containing protein: protein MKFQPERLIQLRNTLNINKAEAARRLNISPMVYGRYENGQREPSYPTVGFIAQTFNCNVDFLYGTSDKTDPDYIIVSSSNDPELYSLIKMIKQDSNVEGRILTYARKLLEK from the coding sequence ATGAAATTTCAACCTGAAAGATTAATCCAACTCAGAAATACTCTAAATATAAATAAAGCAGAGGCCGCACGTCGCCTTAATATCTCGCCAATGGTATATGGCCGCTATGAAAATGGACAACGTGAACCCTCTTATCCTACAGTCGGTTTCATTGCGCAGACATTTAATTGCAACGTAGATTTTCTTTACGGAACATCTGATAAGACAGATCCTGATTACATTATTGTTTCTTCATCCAATGACCCTGAGCTTTATTCACTCATCAAAATGATCAAGCAGGACAGCAATGTAGAAGGCAGAATACTTACATATGCACGCAAACTGCTAGAAAAATAA
- a CDS encoding RNA ligase family protein, with protein sequence MEHYIEIQRLRTQDVVVDDTLTLEKNTDAFIQGDIISITEKIDGANSSIYYDKKLDRLRCFSSKNELDFSNQLRGFLTYVESLDKEPFIKYPNYIFFGEWLVSHTVIYDDSNYNKWYLFSVYDTVSGRWLSQDFVKKFAEKNDFCYPHELYYGPFISWSHCLSFANAPAYGTQQEGIVIKNQTALEQERGPHILKYVNPEFKETQKKNHKKKLEDPNKLNEKAEAEEYIRMIVTDARVMKCYHKLVDDGILPEKFELKHMKHVAQNLPKAVYEDCVKEELEILKKAGEFGGRLCSKVTMEIIKDKLKIG encoded by the coding sequence ATGGAACATTATATTGAGATTCAAAGACTAAGGACACAAGACGTGGTCGTTGATGATACGTTGACACTTGAAAAAAACACGGATGCATTTATACAGGGAGATATAATCAGTATCACTGAGAAAATAGATGGTGCCAATTCAAGTATATATTATGATAAAAAGCTGGATAGACTGAGATGTTTTAGCAGTAAAAATGAACTTGATTTCAGCAACCAGTTGAGAGGTTTTTTGACTTATGTTGAGAGTCTGGATAAGGAGCCGTTTATTAAATATCCGAATTATATATTTTTTGGAGAGTGGCTTGTGAGCCATACGGTCATTTATGATGATTCCAATTATAACAAATGGTATTTATTTAGTGTGTATGATACAGTTTCGGGCAGATGGCTGTCACAGGATTTTGTCAAAAAATTTGCAGAAAAAAATGATTTTTGTTATCCGCATGAATTATACTATGGACCATTTATTAGTTGGAGCCATTGTCTCAGCTTTGCCAATGCCCCGGCATATGGCACACAGCAAGAGGGAATCGTCATAAAGAATCAGACTGCACTGGAGCAGGAGAGAGGTCCGCATATATTAAAATATGTAAATCCGGAGTTCAAGGAAACGCAGAAGAAGAATCATAAAAAGAAACTTGAAGATCCGAATAAATTGAACGAAAAAGCAGAGGCAGAAGAGTATATACGCATGATTGTAACAGATGCAAGGGTTATGAAGTGCTATCATAAGCTTGTTGATGATGGAATTTTGCCGGAGAAATTTGAATTGAAACATATGAAGCATGTTGCACAAAATCTACCGAAGGCTGTGTATGAGGATTGCGTGAAGGAGGAATTGGAGATTTTAAAGAAAGCCGGTGAGTTTGGAGGCAGACTTTGCAGTAAGGTGACAATGGAAATTATTAAAGATAAATTGAAGATTGGTTGA
- the cptIN gene encoding type III toxin-antitoxin system CptIN family toxin gives MIRNGFYIIKDSFFSDMSDPYLKGNKKQNRPHYYCFEDSNYNGIYWMIPLSSRIDKYKKIVSKRTGKGRTCDIIHIVKLDDSHESAFLIQDMFPISEKYIEREYTIAGNHLRLTSEHAAKEIEQKARKVLGMLKRGIKFTPTQPDIQKIYERLQQDLPATHL, from the coding sequence ATGATAAGGAATGGTTTTTATATTATCAAAGATAGCTTTTTTTCGGATATGTCGGATCCATATTTGAAAGGAAATAAAAAACAAAATAGACCACACTACTATTGTTTTGAAGATAGCAATTATAATGGAATATATTGGATGATTCCTCTTTCAAGTCGGATTGATAAGTATAAGAAAATAGTAAGTAAAAGAACCGGTAAAGGAAGAACCTGTGATATAATTCACATTGTGAAACTTGATGATAGTCATGAAAGCGCTTTTTTGATACAGGATATGTTTCCAATTTCAGAAAAATATATAGAACGGGAATACACTATAGCAGGTAATCATCTTCGTTTAACCAGTGAACATGCTGCAAAAGAAATTGAACAAAAAGCAAGAAAAGTTTTGGGAATGCTGAAAAGAGGAATAAAATTTACTCCAACCCAACCAGATATACAGAAAATATATGAGAGGCTGCAACAGGATTTACCAGCAACACATTTGTAA
- a CDS encoding M15 family metallopeptidase, with product MKRHINIIITAVASLLIVTLAGREFIKNHKKESNDKSSTNVSENTCEDIPDTSISDTSISDTCVADMNTSDTSTSETEILKQTYENNKEQFYISEIPDDIFEKMQGKSYKADCTLPRENLRYIHVLHVGFDNQVHEGELVVNKDIADDVLEIFKELYESGYQIEKVRLVDEYDADDEASMSDNNSSAFNFRFISHTTKISKHGMGMAVDINTLYNPYVKTVDGELSIEPANGADYVDRSKDFSHKIDHDDLCYKLFTEHGFEWGGDWTHSKDYQHFEK from the coding sequence ATGAAAAGACACATAAACATAATAATCACAGCCGTGGCATCGCTGCTTATCGTCACACTTGCGGGCAGAGAATTCATTAAAAATCATAAGAAAGAGTCTAATGATAAATCGTCTACGAATGTATCAGAAAATACATGTGAAGATATACCTGACACAAGTATATCTGACACAAGTATATCTGATACGTGTGTAGCTGATATGAATACATCTGACACGAGTACATCTGAAACAGAGATCCTGAAACAGACTTATGAAAATAATAAAGAGCAATTTTATATATCCGAAATTCCGGATGACATTTTTGAAAAAATGCAGGGCAAATCCTACAAGGCAGATTGTACACTCCCCAGAGAAAATCTGCGATATATACATGTACTACACGTAGGCTTTGACAATCAGGTGCATGAAGGTGAGCTGGTTGTCAATAAAGATATCGCAGATGATGTACTTGAAATATTTAAGGAGCTCTATGAGTCCGGATATCAAATAGAAAAAGTCAGACTCGTTGATGAATATGATGCAGATGATGAGGCATCTATGAGCGACAATAATTCATCGGCCTTCAATTTCAGATTTATCTCCCACACTACAAAGATATCGAAGCATGGAATGGGAATGGCGGTGGATATCAACACTCTTTACAATCCTTATGTCAAAACAGTTGATGGGGAGCTTTCGATTGAGCCTGCAAATGGCGCAGATTATGTTGACCGGAGCAAGGATTTTTCGCACAAGATTGACCATGATGATTTATGCTATAAGCTGTTTACGGAGCATGGTTTTGAGTGGGGAGGCGATTGGACGCATTCCAAGGATTATCAGCATTTTGAAAAATAA
- a CDS encoding aldo/keto reductase → MRETILGNHIRKVPSVAVGCMRFSEKSKDEMNHFIHAALEQGAYFFDHADIYGGGMSESVFGEAIADDPSIKREDIYLQSKCGIRQGFYDLSKEHILKSVDGILKRLHTDYLDFLLLHRPDALVEPEEVAAAFDVLFESGKVRHFGVSNHKPMQIELLQKYVRQPLVVNQVQFSIPVSNLVANGMEVNMETPGSIDHDGSLLDYCRLHNITLQAWSPFQMPAWKGCFLGSDEYPELNKKLHVIAEKYNVSDTTIAAAWILRHPANMQIVTGTSSESRLKEIIAACDITLTREEWYELYLAAGHLLP, encoded by the coding sequence ATGAGAGAAACAATTTTAGGCAATCACATACGAAAGGTTCCTTCAGTTGCAGTTGGATGCATGCGCTTTTCTGAAAAATCAAAGGATGAGATGAATCATTTTATTCATGCAGCTCTGGAACAGGGCGCATATTTCTTTGATCACGCGGATATCTACGGTGGCGGTATGAGCGAGAGCGTATTCGGCGAAGCAATTGCAGACGATCCATCTATAAAGCGTGAAGATATTTACCTGCAGTCAAAATGTGGCATCCGCCAAGGCTTCTATGATCTCTCAAAGGAGCATATTCTGAAATCTGTCGATGGTATTTTAAAAAGGCTTCATACAGATTATCTCGATTTTCTGCTGCTTCATCGTCCGGATGCACTCGTAGAACCGGAAGAGGTTGCCGCTGCATTTGATGTTCTTTTTGAAAGCGGAAAGGTTCGCCATTTTGGTGTTTCAAATCATAAGCCGATGCAGATTGAACTGCTACAGAAATATGTCCGCCAACCACTCGTTGTCAATCAGGTTCAGTTCAGCATTCCTGTTTCCAATCTCGTTGCAAATGGTATGGAAGTCAATATGGAAACACCCGGTTCAATTGATCACGACGGAAGTCTGCTCGACTACTGCCGCCTCCACAACATTACTCTTCAGGCATGGTCTCCGTTTCAGATGCCGGCATGGAAAGGCTGTTTTCTCGGAAGCGACGAATACCCGGAACTGAATAAAAAACTTCATGTGATAGCCGAAAAATATAATGTCAGCGATACTACTATTGCGGCCGCATGGATTTTACGCCATCCGGCAAATATGCAGATTGTTACCGGAACTTCAAGTGAAAGCCGCCTGAAGGAAATTATCGCGGCATGCGATATTACTCTGACTCGCGAGGAATGGTATGAGCTGTACCTGGCTGCAGGTCACCTGCTTCCGTAG
- the fliB gene encoding flagellin lysine-N-methylase: MKNYQPDYYNNFKCIADKCSITCCQEWKIAVDDATNRKWKKLSPPDTLSTAPFSADKVSGISDNLSSYTCHKDGSLVIKLDEKHRCPFLSKDKLCHLVMTYSDEVLSETCALFPREIHLFSTHEERTLMPCCPAVIDLWCEKPVTFPVISETRNNLSTAFLIRDNLIKLISDQGLSVEQALLDGLYILLELYKNQPITNAHIQEYFSDQTLNELNTAMEDIHIPDEDTFIECNELLQDLSVNYRKEGLYTAFLQPVLTEACKYSNIYSQSDNNSMSRTLQTSRKQFCSMLTDYDIVFRNYLANELFSDLISPEAASTKKIIEHMIIKMQWIMIEYTAIRQSLFLWYSHNANSPLTYETIREHIVIISRMTGYDDDDIREYLENSFAKLIWDWGYAALIMGIRK; this comes from the coding sequence ATGAAAAACTATCAACCGGACTATTACAACAATTTCAAATGTATTGCTGACAAATGCAGTATCACATGCTGTCAGGAGTGGAAAATTGCAGTAGATGACGCTACAAACCGCAAATGGAAGAAGCTTTCTCCTCCGGATACTTTATCTACAGCCCCTTTTTCTGCTGATAAAGTGTCTGGAATAAGTGACAATCTAAGCTCTTACACATGCCATAAGGATGGCAGTCTGGTTATTAAACTAGACGAAAAACATCGGTGTCCGTTTCTTTCAAAGGATAAGCTATGTCATCTTGTAATGACATACTCAGATGAAGTGCTTTCAGAGACATGTGCACTGTTTCCCAGAGAAATCCACCTGTTTTCAACACATGAAGAACGAACACTCATGCCGTGCTGTCCGGCAGTTATCGACCTGTGGTGCGAAAAACCTGTCACATTTCCTGTAATATCCGAGACCCGGAATAATTTATCTACGGCATTTTTAATCCGTGATAATCTGATTAAACTGATATCTGACCAAGGGCTTTCAGTGGAGCAGGCTTTGCTTGACGGGCTTTACATTTTATTGGAATTATATAAAAACCAGCCAATCACCAATGCACATATACAGGAATATTTTTCCGACCAGACGCTTAATGAACTGAATACCGCCATGGAAGATATCCATATCCCGGACGAAGATACATTTATCGAATGCAATGAGCTGCTTCAGGATTTATCAGTAAATTATCGTAAAGAGGGTTTATATACAGCCTTTCTTCAGCCTGTACTGACCGAGGCTTGTAAATACTCCAATATTTATTCACAGTCAGACAATAATTCCATGAGCCGCACCTTGCAAACATCACGGAAACAATTTTGCTCAATGCTCACAGATTATGACATTGTTTTTCGCAATTATCTGGCAAACGAGCTGTTTTCCGACCTGATATCGCCTGAAGCAGCATCCACTAAAAAGATTATTGAACACATGATTATCAAAATGCAGTGGATTATGATTGAATACACTGCTATACGTCAAAGTCTTTTCTTGTGGTACAGTCACAATGCCAATAGTCCGTTGACATATGAAACCATCAGAGAGCATATTGTCATCATCTCACGCATGACAGGATATGATGACGATGACATACGCGAATATCTGGAAAACAGCTTTGCAAAGCTCATATGGGATTGGGGCTACGCCGCACTCATTATGGGAATTAGAAAATAA
- a CDS encoding MATE family efflux transporter, whose protein sequence is MTNLHSDKIKTANLHTTTNHIYTNTQLRKLLVPIIIEQLLASLMGTVDTMMVSNVGSAAISAVSLVDSINILVIQALSALAAGGAILCSQYLGSHNTKGARHAARQVFFVMAFLSILLSAFCLITRKSLLRAIFGAVEADVMRNSQVYFFFTLLSFPFIGLYDAGASIMRAQNNSRNPMVISVISNFMNIGGNAILIFGFGMGVEGAAISTLVSRIFCAIVVIIQLRRENEPIFIKNYMSIRPEWGLIKKILLIGIPSGIENSMFQFGKLAIQSTVSTLGTVAIAAQAMTNILENLNGIAAIGIGIGLMTVVGQCLGAGRKDEAIYYIKKLSLVSEVVIIASCLIIFILTKPITMLAGMEPASARLCFEMIIFITIVKPICWVPSFIPPYGLRAAGDVKFSMIVSCCTMWLCRVSLCIYLCRVWGFGPIAVWIGMGCDWMLRSIIFTARFHSRKWLNHHVID, encoded by the coding sequence ATGACAAATTTACATTCAGATAAAATAAAAACAGCAAACCTGCATACTACAACCAATCATATTTATACAAATACTCAGCTTCGAAAGCTTTTGGTTCCGATAATAATAGAACAGCTATTGGCCTCTCTTATGGGAACTGTGGATACAATGATGGTCAGCAATGTAGGTTCTGCCGCTATCTCAGCGGTCTCGCTTGTAGACTCAATCAATATCCTTGTCATACAGGCACTTTCAGCGCTTGCCGCCGGTGGTGCGATTCTCTGTTCACAGTATCTGGGAAGTCACAATACAAAAGGTGCCCGCCATGCTGCAAGACAGGTATTTTTTGTCATGGCATTTCTATCTATACTTTTATCTGCTTTTTGTCTGATAACAAGAAAGTCGCTGCTTCGTGCCATATTTGGCGCTGTTGAAGCTGATGTAATGAGGAACTCACAGGTTTATTTCTTTTTTACATTGCTGTCATTTCCTTTTATAGGTCTCTATGATGCCGGCGCATCCATTATGCGCGCACAGAATAACAGTCGCAATCCTATGGTCATATCTGTTATTTCAAACTTTATGAATATCGGCGGCAACGCTATTCTGATTTTCGGCTTCGGCATGGGTGTTGAGGGAGCTGCTATTTCCACTCTCGTATCCCGAATATTCTGCGCGATTGTCGTTATCATACAGCTTCGAAGGGAAAATGAACCGATTTTCATAAAGAACTATATGTCTATACGCCCTGAATGGGGCCTGATTAAAAAAATCCTGCTCATCGGTATCCCATCAGGAATCGAAAACAGCATGTTCCAGTTTGGAAAGCTGGCTATCCAGTCTACTGTATCCACTCTTGGAACCGTGGCCATCGCTGCCCAGGCCATGACCAATATCCTCGAAAACTTAAATGGTATTGCCGCTATCGGAATAGGAATAGGTCTTATGACTGTTGTAGGACAGTGTCTGGGTGCCGGCAGAAAGGATGAAGCCATCTACTATATCAAAAAACTGTCACTGGTGTCTGAGGTTGTAATCATTGCCAGCTGTCTGATTATTTTCATACTCACAAAGCCCATTACAATGCTCGCCGGAATGGAACCTGCCAGTGCACGGCTCTGCTTTGAGATGATTATCTTTATCACAATTGTCAAGCCAATCTGCTGGGTACCATCCTTCATCCCGCCATATGGACTGCGTGCCGCAGGCGATGTGAAATTCTCCATGATTGTATCCTGCTGCACAATGTGGCTTTGCCGTGTAAGCCTGTGCATATACCTCTGCCGTGTATGGGGCTTTGGTCCGATTGCAGTGTGGATTGGCATGGGTTGTGACTGGATGCTTCGTTCTATTATATTTACTGCCAGATTCCACTCAAGAAAATGGCTGAATCATCATGTGATTGATTGA
- a CDS encoding diacylglycerol kinase family protein: MKKAKKPPLYKSFGYAFEGIFTCIRNERNIKIHCTVAILVVIAGAVLGITPTEWCICLTLFGLVIALELVNTAIESVVDLVTTERKPLAKTAKDTAAGAVLVAAIMAAIVGLIIFVPRIVSL, from the coding sequence ATGAAAAAAGCAAAGAAACCACCTCTGTACAAAAGCTTCGGATATGCCTTCGAGGGCATATTTACATGCATCAGAAATGAGCGCAATATCAAGATACACTGCACTGTCGCGATACTTGTAGTGATAGCAGGAGCGGTACTTGGGATAACACCGACTGAGTGGTGCATCTGCCTGACGCTGTTTGGATTGGTGATAGCCCTGGAGCTGGTCAACACTGCGATTGAGTCAGTTGTAGATTTGGTAACGACAGAGCGAAAGCCGCTTGCCAAGACAGCTAAGGATACGGCAGCAGGAGCAGTGCTTGTTGCAGCAATAATGGCTGCGATAGTTGGACTTATCATTTTTGTGCCAAGGATTGTTTCACTATAA